From a region of the Labrus mixtus chromosome 5, fLabMix1.1, whole genome shotgun sequence genome:
- the plcxd3 gene encoding PI-PLC X domain-containing protein 3 → MASSHGRNDVRFADWMASLPPSMHTIPLTNLAIPGSHDSFSFYIDEASPVGPEQPETVQNFVSVFGTVAKKLMRKWLATQTMNFNSQLEAGVRFFDLRISTKPRDPDNELFFAHGLFSATVREGLEQISSFLSAHAREVVFLDFNHFYGVQNLHHEKLVAMLKEVFGEKLCPVVFAQEVSLQYLWEKEFQVLVFYHHPMALEVPFLWPGQMMPSPWANTTDPEKLVQFLQASVTDRRRKGTFFVSQVVLTPKASTVMKGVASGLRETITERALPGMMQWIRSQRPGESGINIITADFVELGEFISAVITLNYHLDDEDDDAT, encoded by the exons ATGGCTTCGTCTCACGGGAGGAACGACGTGCGGTTTGCCGACTGGATGGCAAGTTTACCACCGAGCATGCACACCATCCCGCTCACCAACTTGGCCATTCCCG gttcCCATGATTCTTTCAGTTTCTACATCGACGAGGCGTCTCCTGTGGGCCCCGAGCAGCCCGAGACGGTGCAgaactttgtttctgtttttggcaCGGTGGCTAAGAAGCTAATGAGGAAGTGGTTAGCTACGCAGACGATGAACTTCAACAGCCAGCTTGAGGCTGGGGTCCGCTTCTTTGACCTGCGTATCTCCACCAAGCCCCGAGATCCCGACAACGAGCTGTTCTTCGCCCACGGACTCTTCAGCGCCACG gtcAGAGAAGGTCTGGAGCAGATCAGTAGTTTCCTGTCCGCTCATGCCAGAGAGGTCGTGTTCCTGGACTTTAACCACTTCTACGGCGTGCAGAACCTGCACCATGAAAAACTTGTGGCCATGTTGAAAGAGGTGTTTGGAGAGAAACTGTGCCCAGTCGTCTTTGCTCAAGAG gTGAGTCTCCAGTATCTGTGGGAGAAGGAGTTCCAGGTGCTCGTCTTCTACCATCACCCCATGGCCCTGGAGGTGCCCTTCCTGTGGCCGGGTCAGATGATGCCATCTCCCTGGGCCAACACCACCGACCCGGAGAAGCTGGTGCAGTTTCTCCAGGCGTCTGTCACTGATCGCAG GAGGAAGGGGACCTTCTTTGTGTCCCAGGTGGTTCTGACTCCAAAGGCCAGCACAGTGATGAAGGGCGTGGCCAGCGGACTGAGGGAGACCATCACAGAAAG GGCACTGCCGGGCATGATGCAGTGGATCAGGTCACAGAGACCCGGGGAGAGTGGCATCAACATTATCACAGCTGACTTTGTGGAGCTCGGCGAATTCATCAGTGCAGTCATCACCCTCAACTATCACCTGGATGACGAGGACGATGATGCCACCTGA